Below is a genomic region from Methylobacterium sp. FF17.
ACCGACATCGCCGGCATCCGGGTCGGCCACGCCACCGACCTCCGGCTCGCCAGCGGCGTCACCGCCCTCCTCTTCGACGCCCCCGTGGTGGCGGGCGTCGACGTGCGCGGCGGCGGCCCCGGCACCCGTGAGACCGACCTCCTCGACCCGGAGCGCACGGTGGAGCGCATCGACGCGCTGGTGCTCTCCGGCGGCTCGGTCTTCGGCCTCGACGCGGCCGCCGGCGTCGTCGCGCACCTGGCCGAGACCGGGCGCGGCTTCGCGGTGGGGCCGGCGCGGGTGCCCCTCGTGCCCGCCGCGATCCTGTTCGACCTCCTCAACGGCGGCGACAAGGCCTGGGGCCGGTATCCGCCCTATCGCGACCTCGGCTACGCGGCGGCCCGCGCGGCCGGGCGGGCCTTCGCCCTGGGCTCCGTCGGGGCGGGGACGGGGGCCGCCACCGCCAACCTGAAGGGCGGGATCGGCTCCGCCTCGACCGAGGTGACGGGCCTGCCGGTCCGGGTCGGGGCACTGGCGGCGGTGAACGCCTTCGGCCGCGTGACGATCGGCGAGGGCCCGCATTTCTGGGCCGCCCCCTACGAGACCGGGCCGGAATTCGGCGGGCTCGGGGGCCCCGCGGCGATGCCGGACGACGCCTTCGCGTGGCCGCGCGAGGCTCTGGCGGGGGCGAGCACCACCCTCGCCGTGGTCGCCACCGACGCCGCCCTGACCAAGGCGCAGGCGCGCCGCCTCGCGGTGATGGCCCAGGACGGGCTGGCCCGGGCGATCCACCCGGTTCACACGCCCCTCGACGGCGACGTGGTCTTCGCCGTCTCCACCGGCCGGGCGGCGCTCGCCGACCCCGTCACGGATCTCGCCCGGATCGGCGACGCGGCGGCCCGGACGCTCGCCCGCGCGGTGGCGATCGGGGTCTTCTCCGCCACGTCCCTGCCGGGGTTCGCCGGTCCGCCCGCCTGGCGGGACCGCTTCGGGCCGTGAGCCGCGCCCCTACGGCGCCAGCCAGCACCCGCGCCAGCCGTCGGCGCGCATCCAGGCGGCGCGGCGGTGTCCGCGCCGGTCGAGGAAGAGGAATTCGAGGCGGGCCACCTCGACCACCACGGCGCAGAAGTTCGGGCGCCCCGTGGTCAGCGCCGTCTCGGCATCGGGCAGCGCGTAGGCGCCGCCCGTGGGCAGGACCGCCCCGGGGGCCGGGTCGGCACCGTAGCAGACCCGGCTCATCGCCCGGGATTCGGCCCAGGCGGCCTCGGCGAGCGCGTCGTCGGTGTGGAGCCGGGCGGGGCCCGACGCCCGGATCTGGATCTTGGCGTCGGAATCGTAGCCGTGCAGGGCCGCGACGCCCGTGGCCGCGATCTCGACCGCCTTGTCCGAGCGGCGGTCACAGTGGAAGCGCAGGGCCCCGCTCGCGCGGTCGGCCGCGCGCAGCACCACGGTGCGCACCTGCGGCTGTCCGGCCGCGTCCACGGTGGCGAGCGCCGGCATGTGGAAGGCGTTGCGGCGCAGGACGGGCCCCGCCTCCAGCAGGCGCCAGATCTCGGTGAGCGCCGCCTCGAGGTCGTCGTGGAAGGGCGGCAGCGGATCCATTCAGGATCCCGCGCGGGCGGCGCGGCGCTCGCGCAGGATCAGGTTGACGTTGCGCAGATAGATGAAGGTCGAGAGCGCCTGCCCGAAGATGATCACCGGCTCGCGCCGCACGAGGCCGTAGACCAGGGTCATCAGGCCGCCCGCGATGGACAGGAACCAGAAGGCCAGCGGCATCACGCTCTTGCCCGCCCGCTCGGAGGCGAGCCACTGCACCACGAAGCGGGCGCCGAACACCGCCTGGGCCAGGATGCCGAACACGAGCCAGGCATCGAAGCGGGTGACGAAGACGTCGTAGACGTAGCCGCGGATGTCCTCGGCGAGCTGGATCAGCATGGCCTCAGGCCTCCGTCACGTCGGTCACGCGCGGCGTCACGCGCTTGCGCCGGATCAGCCACCACACGCCGGCCAGGTCGAGGAGCCCCACCCAGAGCCGGTCGAACAGGCCGTATTTCGAGGTGCCGGTGAAGCGCGGCCGGTCGACCACGTCGCGGTGGACCACGCCGAAGCCTTCGCGGGCGACGAGGGCCGGCATGAAGCGGTGCTGCCCGTCGAAGAACGGCAGCGTGTGGTAGACCGCCCGGCGCACGAGCTTGTAGCCGCAGCCGGTGTCGCGGGTGGCGTCCTTGAGGATGCGCACCCGGACCCCGTTGGCGATGCGCGACTGGAGGCTCTTCAAGCGGCCGTCCTTGCGCCCGACGCGCTGCCCCTGGGCGAGGCCGGTGCGGTCGCCGCCCGCCTCGATGGCCTCGAGCAGGGGGGCCAGGTACGCCGGGTCGTTCTGGCCGTCGCCGTCCATCAGGGCGCAGACCGGGGCGCGGGCCACCGCGATCCCGCTGCGGAGGCCGGCGGCCTTGCCGGCGGTGCGGTCGTGGGCGAGCACCCGGAGCCAGGGGCGCCCGATCCGCGCCGCCGCCAAGGCCTCGGCGGTGCCGTCGGTGGAGCCGTCATCGACGTAGATGACCTCGAAGGGGCCGAGGGTGGCGCAGGCGGTCTCGAGTTCGGAAACCAGGCTCGCGATGTTGCCGGCCTCGTTCTTCACCGGAATGATCACGGAGAGGCGCATGGGTGTTCGGTCCGTGAGGTTTCAGGGCGTCACCGCGTAGGCCGAGAGATCGACCGCACGCCCGCCATTGATGTTGAAGCCCGAGACGGTGCCGACCCGGTGCGGCGCCAGCCCGGCGGCCGTGGCGGCCTCGGCGAAGCTTTTCGCGAAGCGGCCCTCCACGTAGACGAGGCGGCAGCCTTCCCCCGTGGGAGCGCCTTGCCCCTTCAGGAAGTCCGCGGCCTCCGCGCCGGTGCCGAGCATGGCGAGATCGGTGCCGATCAGGAAGACGAAGCTCGGCTCGCGGTAGCCGAGGCTCGCCACCCGGGGCTGCGGGCAGGGCAGGCGGTCACGGATCGCGGCCAGGCGCGGCGAGACCTTGAGGGCGGCGATCACCGGCTGGGTCAGGCCGAACACCGCCGGCGAGAGCAGCATCGCGGCCACGATGCCGAGGGCGAGCGCCCGCTCCGCCAATCCCCGGGAAAAGGCGCGCCAGCTCGAGACCGCCACGGCGCTGGCGGCCAGCAGCAGGGGCAGCCCGGCGAGCGGCAGGGTCCGGTCGTAGGCCCAGGCGAAGGCCGAGAGCCCGAGGGTGAGCGCGACGGGGATCAGCACCACGAGCCCGGCGGTGAGGCGCGCGCCCCGGCGCTCCGGGTGGAGCGCGCCGGCGGCG
It encodes:
- a CDS encoding pyridoxamine 5'-phosphate oxidase family protein gives rise to the protein MDPLPPFHDDLEAALTEIWRLLEAGPVLRRNAFHMPALATVDAAGQPQVRTVVLRAADRASGALRFHCDRRSDKAVEIAATGVAALHGYDSDAKIQIRASGPARLHTDDALAEAAWAESRAMSRVCYGADPAPGAVLPTGGAYALPDAETALTTGRPNFCAVVVEVARLEFLFLDRRGHRRAAWMRADGWRGCWLAP
- a CDS encoding glycosyltransferase produces the protein MRLSVIIPVKNEAGNIASLVSELETACATLGPFEVIYVDDGSTDGTAEALAAARIGRPWLRVLAHDRTAGKAAGLRSGIAVARAPVCALMDGDGQNDPAYLAPLLEAIEAGGDRTGLAQGQRVGRKDGRLKSLQSRIANGVRVRILKDATRDTGCGYKLVRRAVYHTLPFFDGQHRFMPALVAREGFGVVHRDVVDRPRFTGTSKYGLFDRLWVGLLDLAGVWWLIRRKRVTPRVTDVTEA
- a CDS encoding lipid-A-disaccharide synthase N-terminal domain-containing protein; translated protein: MLIQLAEDIRGYVYDVFVTRFDAWLVFGILAQAVFGARFVVQWLASERAGKSVMPLAFWFLSIAGGLMTLVYGLVRREPVIIFGQALSTFIYLRNVNLILRERRAARAGS
- a CDS encoding P1 family peptidase codes for the protein MLTNRITDIAGIRVGHATDLRLASGVTALLFDAPVVAGVDVRGGGPGTRETDLLDPERTVERIDALVLSGGSVFGLDAAAGVVAHLAETGRGFAVGPARVPLVPAAILFDLLNGGDKAWGRYPPYRDLGYAAARAAGRAFALGSVGAGTGAATANLKGGIGSASTEVTGLPVRVGALAAVNAFGRVTIGEGPHFWAAPYETGPEFGGLGGPAAMPDDAFAWPREALAGASTTLAVVATDAALTKAQARRLAVMAQDGLARAIHPVHTPLDGDVVFAVSTGRAALADPVTDLARIGDAAARTLARAVAIGVFSATSLPGFAGPPAWRDRFGP